The following are encoded together in the Bacillota bacterium genome:
- a CDS encoding S-layer homology domain-containing protein, with protein MNRLVPPVVFLVVLWTCAVALAQQDVPSGHWAYDAVQSLMREGILKGYPDGSFRGQKPVTRYEFAVALRDALQEMRNRVNALRDEWRQRILLPPPPVITPPPPAVDAVAVDADREKLKQIPEDTAQRLLRLEEQMRILNQLLEEFGRDLQTIGEDVRRLRRELSGAQSQVRSLEQQLRQRVRVSGTVDLVGRGAHGIDHKGFVDQNGYASSGGLLNNAEVTHELNLQVSAEVAPAIRAEAALVAGNYLTYVRSASHFANAPQRSPGATDFLLWKAGIRVPVSLFGRQGSLLVGRIENRMTPLTLWRPDVDVYTLLPRYDGGYYSMDGLKFRLDTDLVSIMLYAAEHDTVNTNLLPDFMRVSAGNDAVNLFQPGNPLRQRPNRIPYGIVHARHSAGASATVRLGNTVAVGAQFLTIDAGRDIPTAFGAVNGVNVWGWQAEYKPSDRWQFAAVYSQSDLVHHGDTRLNRDNWAFSARVQYSPDETTSLWLGYRDFRPYFAPPGYWGRIGYWHNPTDLRGIDAGYRARIGSVAVDARGGFYSGTGKAAPPAGFGSDDGVVHLALNAQWRARPRWRIGLSYEGAFWNLKDVQRFNPAAGLSAPGKPREHYATLSLWYDLSEDTVLRALYQSVFYDAAGVTSYSLLGSNKEHGGVAVIQLSTAF; from the coding sequence ATGAATCGTCTGGTGCCGCCTGTGGTTTTTCTTGTCGTCCTGTGGACATGTGCGGTGGCTCTGGCTCAGCAGGACGTCCCGTCCGGGCACTGGGCATACGACGCCGTTCAATCTTTGATGCGGGAGGGCATTCTGAAGGGATACCCGGATGGCTCTTTTCGCGGTCAAAAGCCCGTTACGCGCTACGAGTTCGCCGTTGCCCTGCGCGATGCCCTTCAGGAAATGAGAAACCGCGTCAATGCTTTGAGGGACGAATGGAGGCAGCGCATTCTGCTACCCCCTCCCCCTGTCATTACTCCGCCGCCTCCTGCCGTCGATGCTGTCGCCGTTGACGCCGACCGGGAGAAGCTGAAGCAGATTCCCGAGGATACGGCGCAGCGGTTGCTCAGGCTGGAGGAACAGATGCGCATCCTGAATCAGCTGCTGGAGGAGTTCGGACGCGATTTGCAGACCATCGGCGAGGACGTTCGCCGTCTGCGGAGGGAACTCTCCGGGGCACAGAGCCAGGTTCGCTCGCTGGAACAGCAGCTGCGCCAGCGTGTGCGGGTCAGCGGTACCGTCGACCTCGTCGGCCGAGGGGCGCACGGGATAGACCACAAGGGCTTTGTGGACCAGAACGGCTATGCGTCCAGCGGCGGGCTGTTGAACAACGCCGAGGTGACCCATGAGCTGAACCTGCAGGTGTCTGCCGAGGTCGCCCCTGCCATCCGCGCGGAGGCAGCGCTTGTGGCAGGCAACTACCTCACTTACGTCCGCTCGGCGTCTCACTTTGCAAACGCCCCGCAACGCAGCCCGGGTGCCACCGACTTCCTGCTGTGGAAAGCAGGGATACGCGTGCCGGTAAGCCTGTTTGGCAGGCAGGGTAGCCTGTTGGTGGGCAGGATAGAGAACCGAATGACCCCTTTAACCCTGTGGAGGCCGGATGTCGATGTGTATACCCTGCTCCCGCGCTATGATGGCGGTTATTACAGCATGGACGGGCTGAAGTTCCGGCTGGACACCGATTTGGTGAGCATCATGCTCTACGCTGCCGAACACGATACGGTGAACACCAACCTCCTGCCCGACTTCATGCGCGTCTCTGCTGGCAACGACGCAGTCAACCTCTTCCAGCCCGGTAACCCCCTGCGCCAGCGTCCCAACCGCATTCCCTACGGCATCGTCCATGCCCGGCACAGCGCAGGGGCCTCCGCAACGGTGCGGCTGGGAAATACCGTCGCTGTAGGGGCACAGTTTCTCACCATCGACGCTGGACGAGACATTCCGACCGCCTTCGGCGCGGTCAATGGGGTGAATGTATGGGGGTGGCAGGCAGAGTACAAACCCTCCGACCGGTGGCAGTTCGCCGCCGTCTATTCGCAGAGTGACCTCGTGCATCATGGCGATACCCGTCTGAACCGCGATAACTGGGCGTTTTCCGCAAGAGTGCAATACAGTCCAGATGAAACGACTTCCTTGTGGCTGGGATACCGCGATTTTCGCCCCTACTTTGCACCCCCTGGCTACTGGGGGCGTATCGGCTACTGGCATAACCCCACCGACCTGCGCGGCATCGACGCGGGCTACAGAGCCCGCATCGGCAGCGTGGCAGTAGATGCACGCGGAGGCTTTTACTCCGGCACCGGTAAAGCCGCGCCTCCTGCAGGTTTCGGCAGCGACGACGGGGTGGTGCACCTCGCGCTCAACGCGCAATGGCGGGCTCGTCCCCGCTGGCGGATTGGGCTGAGTTATGAGGGTGCATTCTGGAACCTGAAGGATGTACAGCGTTTCAACCCCGCTGCAGGATTGTCTGCACCAGGCAAGCCAAGGGAGCACTACGCCACACTGAGCCTGTGGTACGACCTCAGTGAGGATACCGTTCTGCGCGCGTTGTATCAGTCGGTTTTTTATGACGCCGCCGGCGTAACCTCCTACTCCCTGCTGGGTAGCAATAAAGAGCACGGCGGCGTGGCTGTTATCCAGCTCAGCACGGCATTTTGA
- a CDS encoding sodium-dependent transporter → MNGNGEKREHWGTRIGLVLAMAGNAIGLGNFLRFPGQAAANGGGAFLIPYFICLLLMAIPLMWLEWTQGRYGGVRGHGTTPAMFQLMWKNPIAKYLGVLGLFIPTIILFYYSYIGSWALGFSIKTLLGQTPHVERIQLHEGMSADEISQTVLNPYNEFLGSYTGAGDGGMWLRPEAFTLFVFAIVYFLTLWLMARGVSGGIEALAKVAMPLLFILAIGLVVRVFTLGHPVSREYGVMDGIAFLWEPKWYVERDGQQVFVLLDSKTWLAAAGQVFFSLSLGMGAIQCYASYLRRKDDVTLTGLSTSASNSFAEVVLGASIALPAASAFFGVAAAQMIASKGSFYLGFVSMPAIFSFLPAGNVLGFLWFLLLFFAAMTSIVAMCQPIIAFLEDEFGMSRTRAVAAMGLLWLIGVQFAIWVNGGVDVYDFWSSTFGPPLMALIEVVILMWIFGADKVWQEMHEGALLRVPRFFYYCAKYVTPIFLIAILGTWFYENVIRPLLSGELFTRPIEAAGLEVGWHIWMVRGFVILVFLLQVFAVWYAWNVRKSMQRAEVLPE, encoded by the coding sequence ATGAACGGCAACGGAGAAAAACGCGAACACTGGGGAACTCGTATTGGATTGGTTCTGGCGATGGCAGGCAATGCCATCGGGCTGGGCAACTTTTTGCGCTTTCCGGGGCAGGCAGCGGCAAACGGCGGAGGGGCGTTCCTCATTCCCTACTTTATCTGCCTGTTGCTCATGGCGATTCCGCTGATGTGGCTGGAATGGACACAGGGGCGCTATGGCGGCGTGCGCGGACACGGCACGACCCCGGCGATGTTTCAACTCATGTGGAAAAACCCAATCGCCAAATACCTCGGCGTGCTCGGGCTTTTTATCCCCACCATCATCCTGTTCTATTACTCATACATCGGCTCGTGGGCCTTGGGCTTCAGCATCAAAACTCTGCTGGGGCAGACGCCGCACGTGGAGAGAATCCAGCTCCACGAGGGGATGAGTGCGGACGAGATTTCGCAAACCGTGTTGAACCCATATAACGAGTTCCTGGGGAGCTATACTGGTGCAGGGGACGGTGGCATGTGGCTCCGTCCCGAGGCATTTACCCTGTTCGTTTTTGCGATTGTCTATTTCCTCACGTTGTGGCTCATGGCGCGCGGCGTGTCGGGAGGTATCGAGGCACTAGCGAAGGTGGCGATGCCGCTGTTGTTCATTCTTGCCATCGGGCTGGTAGTGCGGGTTTTTACTCTGGGACACCCTGTCTCCAGAGAGTACGGGGTCATGGATGGCATCGCCTTCCTGTGGGAACCCAAATGGTATGTGGAGCGAGATGGGCAACAGGTGTTCGTGCTTCTGGACTCCAAGACCTGGCTGGCAGCGGCGGGGCAGGTGTTTTTCTCGCTGAGTTTGGGCATGGGTGCTATCCAGTGTTATGCCTCCTATTTGCGCCGCAAGGACGATGTAACCCTCACGGGACTCTCGACGAGCGCATCGAACAGCTTTGCCGAGGTGGTGCTGGGTGCCTCCATTGCGCTGCCAGCGGCATCGGCTTTCTTCGGGGTGGCGGCAGCGCAGATGATTGCCTCCAAAGGCAGTTTCTATTTGGGCTTCGTGTCGATGCCCGCCATCTTCAGTTTTCTGCCCGCAGGCAACGTGCTGGGGTTCCTGTGGTTCCTGCTGCTGTTCTTCGCCGCGATGACCTCTATCGTCGCCATGTGCCAGCCGATTATCGCATTCCTGGAAGACGAGTTCGGCATGAGCCGAACTCGCGCCGTTGCCGCGATGGGGCTGTTGTGGCTGATTGGCGTGCAGTTCGCCATCTGGGTCAACGGCGGAGTGGATGTGTACGACTTCTGGTCGAGCACCTTCGGTCCGCCGCTGATGGCATTGATCGAGGTGGTCATCCTGATGTGGATTTTCGGCGCGGACAAAGTATGGCAGGAGATGCACGAAGGGGCGTTGCTGCGTGTGCCGCGCTTCTTCTACTACTGCGCCAAGTACGTGACCCCGATTTTCCTTATCGCGATACTGGGCACGTGGTTCTACGAGAACGTCATCCGCCCGCTGCTGAGCGGTGAGCTCTTTACCCGCCCGATAGAAGCAGCCGGTCTGGAGGTGGGCTGGCATATCTGGATGGTGCGTGGCTTCGTCATTCTGGTGTTTCTGCTGCAGGTGTTCGCCGTCTGGTATGCGTGGAACGTGCGCAAGAGTATGCAACGTGCGGAGGTGCTTCCTGAATGA
- a CDS encoding DUF2993 domain-containing protein codes for MALDARRFAEILLAIVLIVGGAREFTRRLERAAERQILQQLGGNGQVQVRIEPRWGALGVLLARADTITVQASGFRAAQMPFFSESPVPAWRGHVQRVQIVLERFSLKGFPVRRLEATIPDVSLDSRAAAFRLKIRLFVAGWGEGRVTLDEEDLATFVKRRLPEVHSPQVRVTASEIYITGELAALLTTWRFEAKGRVAVRDGRQVVIDSAQVRVEGEDLPPAVVQKVASALNPVLDVERDMNLGSMFIVERVEQEEGFVKLIGRATVPPRQTGGVNGDTK; via the coding sequence ATGGCACTTGATGCGCGACGGTTCGCAGAAATCCTTCTCGCAATCGTGCTGATTGTCGGAGGAGCGAGAGAGTTCACCCGTCGGCTGGAACGAGCGGCGGAACGACAGATACTGCAGCAGCTGGGTGGGAACGGGCAGGTGCAGGTGCGCATCGAGCCTCGCTGGGGTGCGCTGGGCGTGTTACTCGCACGGGCGGATACCATCACAGTTCAGGCGTCGGGGTTTCGCGCGGCGCAGATGCCCTTCTTTTCCGAATCGCCAGTGCCTGCCTGGCGGGGGCATGTGCAAAGAGTGCAGATTGTGCTGGAGCGGTTTTCCTTGAAAGGCTTCCCGGTGCGTCGTCTGGAAGCGACGATACCCGATGTTTCTCTGGATTCCAGGGCGGCGGCGTTTCGCCTGAAAATCCGCCTGTTTGTAGCAGGTTGGGGAGAAGGTCGGGTGACCCTGGACGAGGAGGATTTAGCGACCTTCGTGAAGCGTCGGTTGCCTGAGGTACACTCTCCACAGGTGCGGGTAACTGCTTCGGAGATATACATCACCGGAGAGCTGGCTGCGCTGCTGACCACATGGCGGTTTGAGGCGAAGGGGCGTGTGGCAGTGCGAGACGGTCGGCAGGTGGTGATAGACAGTGCGCAGGTGCGTGTGGAAGGGGAAGACCTTCCCCCTGCGGTGGTGCAGAAGGTGGCTTCCGCACTCAATCCGGTGCTGGATGTGGAGCGCGATATGAATCTGGGTTCGATGTTCATTGTGGAACGTGTGGAGCAAGAAGAAGGTTTCGTGAAGCTTATCGGGCGGGCGACGGTGCCGCCCCGTCAGACAGGAGGGGTCAATGGCGACACCAAATGA
- the gcvT gene encoding glycine cleavage system aminomethyltransferase GcvT, whose amino-acid sequence MATPNELRCTPLAEVHPRMGARMVEFAGWWMPVQYGGIMQEARAVREGVGMFDISHMGRFHLQGAEAIAVLEKLTTNDVSALTDGAAQYSLLTNPQGGVIDDIIVYRLAADHLLVVVNAANADKDKAWILQHLPSSVSLEDVTAFTAMIAVQGPQAIGLVSQLFSLTLAELPRFHFTTSTWQGHRVFIARTGYTGEDGVELIVEATGAEALWNSLSESGAVPCGLGARDVLRIEAGYPLYGHELNEDINPIEAGLGWVVSKSKQFIGAEVIRRVREQGPVRKLVGLEVEGRMVARQGYPVQVDGQTVGEITSGTFSPTLEKSIAMAFVSSEYARTGNEVQVDMRGKPVPARIVSRRFVNHV is encoded by the coding sequence ATGGCGACACCAAATGAACTGCGGTGCACGCCTCTCGCGGAGGTGCATCCCCGCATGGGGGCGCGAATGGTGGAGTTTGCGGGCTGGTGGATGCCCGTGCAGTATGGCGGCATCATGCAGGAAGCGCGTGCCGTGCGCGAAGGCGTGGGCATGTTCGATATCAGCCACATGGGCAGATTCCATCTGCAAGGCGCCGAAGCCATCGCCGTCCTCGAGAAACTGACCACCAACGACGTTTCCGCCCTCACCGACGGCGCCGCGCAGTATTCTCTGCTGACCAACCCGCAAGGTGGTGTTATCGACGACATCATCGTCTATCGGCTTGCTGCTGACCACCTGCTGGTGGTGGTGAACGCCGCGAACGCCGATAAGGATAAGGCATGGATACTGCAACACCTGCCGTCTTCGGTGTCGTTGGAGGATGTTACCGCATTCACCGCGATGATCGCCGTACAGGGACCGCAGGCTATCGGGCTGGTCAGCCAGCTGTTCAGCCTGACTCTGGCGGAACTACCCCGTTTTCACTTCACCACCTCTACCTGGCAAGGACATCGCGTGTTCATCGCGCGCACTGGTTACACGGGTGAGGACGGCGTGGAGCTGATTGTGGAAGCTACAGGAGCGGAAGCCCTGTGGAACAGCCTGAGCGAGTCGGGAGCAGTGCCCTGCGGCCTGGGCGCAAGGGATGTGCTGCGCATCGAGGCGGGATACCCTCTGTACGGTCACGAGTTGAACGAAGACATCAACCCCATCGAGGCGGGGTTGGGCTGGGTGGTCAGTAAGAGCAAGCAGTTCATCGGGGCGGAGGTTATCCGTCGTGTTCGAGAGCAGGGTCCTGTCCGCAAGCTGGTAGGGCTGGAAGTAGAAGGGCGCATGGTGGCACGGCAGGGTTACCCCGTGCAGGTAGACGGGCAAACGGTTGGCGAAATTACCAGTGGAACCTTCTCGCCCACGCTGGAGAAAAGCATCGCTATGGCGTTCGTGAGCAGCGAATACGCCAGGACAGGCAATGAGGTACAGGTGGATATGCGCGGAAAACCTGTGCCTGCCCGCATTGTATCGAGACGGTTCGTCAATCACGTATAA
- the gcvH gene encoding glycine cleavage system protein GcvH gives MNIPNDLRYSKTDEWVRVEGGIATIGITDYAQSELGDIVYLELPEPGRVLQVDEMFGTVESVKAVADLYAPLAGEVVEANAAVTQRAELVNEDPYGEGWLIKMQIADPSELDNLLTAEQYAAYIEERQKA, from the coding sequence ATGAACATCCCGAACGATTTACGATACTCCAAAACGGACGAATGGGTGCGTGTGGAGGGCGGCATCGCCACCATCGGTATCACCGACTATGCGCAATCCGAACTGGGTGACATTGTTTACCTGGAGCTGCCGGAACCGGGGCGCGTGCTACAGGTGGACGAGATGTTCGGCACAGTGGAGTCGGTGAAGGCAGTGGCAGACCTGTATGCGCCCTTAGCGGGTGAGGTCGTTGAGGCAAACGCCGCCGTCACCCAGCGTGCGGAATTGGTGAACGAAGACCCCTACGGCGAGGGGTGGCTGATTAAGATGCAAATCGCAGACCCGTCCGAGTTAGACAACCTCCTTACCGCTGAGCAGTACGCGGCATATATCGAGGAGCGTCAAAAGGCATGA
- the gcvPA gene encoding aminomethyl-transferring glycine dehydrogenase subunit GcvPA gives MTYIPHTDADRERMLRAIGVERMEDLFAEIPQELRFQGLLNLPRGMDEIALRAHMQRLAGQNMDVSKCVCFLGAGIYDHFAPAVIDAILSRGEFLTAYTPYQPEVSQGLLQAMFEYQTMICKLTGMEVSNASMYDGATALAEAALMAWHHTGRRRIVVSQTVHPHYRHVVRTYTSAADLEVQEIPGADGVTAVDAHIPDDTACVLWQHPNFYGNLEPMADLTALAHERRALAIVAVDPIALGILKPPGEYGVDVVVGEGQPLGLAMGFGGPLLGFYACKEEYIRRLPGRIIGETVDVEGRRGFVMTLRTREQDIRRERATSNICTNEALMALAAAVYLSALGKQGLRKVANLCLQKAHYLAKRLTELPGVELVYPQARFFKEFVVSLPRLAEEVAQALLPGYLAGLPLSRYEAGREHHLLIAVTEKRTRQEMDEFVHALRGALSEG, from the coding sequence ATGACATACATTCCGCATACCGATGCCGACCGCGAACGGATGCTGCGCGCCATTGGCGTGGAGCGGATGGAAGACCTGTTCGCGGAGATACCGCAGGAATTGCGCTTTCAGGGGCTGCTGAACCTGCCTCGGGGCATGGATGAAATCGCCCTGCGGGCGCACATGCAGCGTCTTGCGGGGCAGAACATGGATGTGTCGAAGTGCGTCTGCTTTCTGGGTGCGGGAATCTACGACCACTTCGCGCCTGCGGTGATAGATGCCATTCTGTCGCGCGGCGAGTTCCTCACCGCCTACACGCCCTACCAACCTGAGGTCAGTCAGGGATTATTGCAGGCGATGTTCGAATACCAGACCATGATTTGCAAGCTGACGGGCATGGAGGTGAGCAACGCCTCGATGTATGACGGCGCGACCGCGCTGGCAGAAGCTGCGCTGATGGCATGGCACCATACCGGACGCAGGCGCATTGTGGTTTCTCAGACCGTGCACCCGCATTATCGCCACGTCGTGCGTACCTACACCAGCGCTGCCGACCTCGAAGTGCAGGAGATTCCCGGTGCGGACGGGGTGACCGCGGTAGATGCACATATACCCGACGACACGGCGTGTGTGCTGTGGCAGCACCCCAACTTCTACGGGAACCTCGAGCCGATGGCAGACCTGACCGCCTTGGCACACGAGCGGCGTGCACTGGCGATTGTCGCAGTAGACCCCATTGCGCTGGGTATCCTGAAGCCACCCGGAGAATACGGCGTGGATGTGGTGGTAGGAGAGGGACAACCGCTGGGACTGGCGATGGGTTTCGGAGGCCCCTTGCTGGGCTTCTACGCCTGCAAGGAGGAGTACATTCGGCGTCTGCCGGGACGCATCATCGGCGAGACGGTGGATGTGGAAGGGCGTCGTGGTTTCGTGATGACCCTGCGCACGCGCGAGCAGGACATCCGTCGCGAGCGAGCCACTTCCAACATCTGCACGAACGAAGCCCTGATGGCGTTAGCAGCGGCGGTATACCTAAGCGCACTGGGCAAGCAGGGTTTACGCAAGGTGGCAAACCTGTGCCTGCAAAAGGCACACTATCTGGCAAAGCGCCTGACGGAGTTGCCGGGGGTGGAACTGGTCTATCCGCAGGCACGCTTTTTCAAGGAGTTCGTTGTTAGCCTGCCACGCCTGGCGGAAGAGGTGGCACAGGCGCTGTTGCCCGGCTATCTGGCGGGATTGCCCCTGAGCCGCTATGAAGCTGGACGGGAGCATCACCTGCTCATTGCGGTTACCGAAAAGCGCACCCGGCAGGAGATGGATGAGTTTGTGCACGCACTGCGCGGCGCGCTGAGCGAAGGGTGA